A single Ciona intestinalis unplaced genomic scaffold, KH HT000037.2, whole genome shotgun sequence DNA region contains:
- the LOC100176485 gene encoding uncharacterized protein LOC100176485 isoform X2 codes for MSGALRLIILATIMAAISLTVEAEFATIRVPQNFGCSNGRKDGLFRHRDVSACKGTWEGHVRDAPLCSLGWHVCSWNDTEQLSGISWYQTVHIEGCYAINAANRGDLCTECSSENDDLAGIGADCPHQNQNDRSCFGRGKVTASSRMFRHRPCEHKPWMTGVVCCRDRRKGSTPIITVSPVSSVQSPAGVEIVLKCKAVASPLPEITWYKNGFQVNTVGVTVEEVAQDKLVYSKLRISPLADDVEGLYMCKAENRHGIAVSYTSDVTVIQARPKLVACRDKAKQSLLHGGVIAACGGKWKGTVKKSSKQLCAKGWHVCGLRDRSILNKLTWAETVSLSGCYAYDAATSDHFACNRCSRRLKGNSMAGIGANCGSLERSKTSCLNKGRIGVWQKQFLEGGNSTDEFDVTATVQDGVSAKTRSSCRYHRGVTTGVMCCKKKGSKRKDPVCSPGCENDGVCRVGNFCECPAGRSGFRCEVLNTAAHGKKCATPCGPNSHCNRKGVCKCDKGFKSTKNSCIPRKNRSKGKNRGRRCRGVNCQNGGRCSRGSCICPPLFTGQYCETAFVDQSQLTLH; via the exons ATGTCTGGAGCCTTGCGTCTTATTATACTTGCCACTATTATGGCTGCAATCAGTCTAACAGTAGAAGCAGAATTTGCAACAATTCGTGTTCCACAAA ATTTTGGTTGTTCGAATGGACGCAAAGATGGATTATTTCGTCACCGTGACGTGTCAGCTTGTAAAGGCACTTGGGAGGGTCATGTTAGAGATGCACCACTGTGCAGTCTTGGATGGCACGTTTGTTCCTG GAATGACACAGAACAACTGTCGGGTATATCTTGGTATCAAACTGTCCACATCGAGGGTTGTTATGCCATAAATGCTGCGAACAGAGGAGATTTGTGCACAGAGTGTTCTTCCGAGAAC GATGACTTGGCTGGAATTGGAGCTGACTGTCCACATCAGAATCAGAATGACCGATCATGTTTTGGTCGTGGTAAAGTTACCGCAAGTTCGCGAATGTTTAGGCATCGACCATGCGAACACAAACCTTGGATGACTGGTGTTGTGTGCTGCCGAGACAGACGGAAAG gttcTACTCCCATAATAACTGTGTCGCCGGTGTCGTCAGTACAGTCGCCAGCGGGAGTTGAAATCGTGCTCAAATGTAAAGCTGTCGCCAGTCCTCTTCCTGAAATAACTTGGTACAAGAATGGCTTTCAAGTAAACACTGTCGGTGTTACTGTTGAAGAGGTCGCCCAAGACAAATTGGTTTACTCCAAACTGCGCATTTCACCTCTTGCTGACGATGTTGAAGGTCTATACATGTGCAAAGCTGAAAACAG ACATGGCATTGCGGTATCGTACACGTCGGACGTCACCGTAATTCAAGCCAGACCTAAACTGGTCGCTTGCAGGGACAAAGCAAAGCAGAGTTTGCTGCACGG TGGCGTAATCGCGGCATGCGGTGGAAAGTGGAAGGGAACGGTCAAAAAGTCGTCGAAGCAGCTCTGCGCAAAGGGTTGGCATGTATGTGGTCTTAGAGATAGAAGCATTCTAAACAAACTAACTTGGGCTGAGACGGTTTCACTAAGTGGGTGTTACGCATATGATGCAGCAACATCAGACCACTTTGCTTGCAACAG GTGTTCGCGACGTCTGAAAGGCAACAGCATGGCTGGCATTGGTGCCAACTGCGGCTCGCTTGAAAGAAGCAAAACATCTTGCCTCAACAAAGGTCGTATCGGTGTTTGGCAGAAGCAATTCCTGGAAGGTGGTAATTCTACTGACGAATTTGACGTCACAGCCACTGTACAAGACGGCGTATCGGCCAAAACAAGGTCGTCATGTCGCTACCACAGAGGTGTTACCACGGGCGTGATGTGTTGTAAGAAGAAGGGTTCCAAACGAAAAG aTCCGGTATGCAGCCCAGGCTGTGAGAATGATGGAGTCTGCAGAGTGGGCAATTTTTGCGAATGTCCGGCTGGGAGATCAGGTTTTCGCTGCGAAGTTTTAAACACAGCAGCGCACG GGAAAAAATGCGCAACGCCTTGTGGTCCAAACAGTCATTGCAATAGAAAGGGTGTTTGTAAGTGTGACAAGGGTTTCAAGTCCACAAAGAATTCTTGTATCCCGCGTAAGAATCGTTCTAAAGGAAAAAATCGAGGTCGCAGGTGTCGTGGTGTGAATTGCCAAAACGGTGGCCGCTGCAGCAGAGGGTCCTGTATCTGCCCACCATTATTCACAGGCCAATATTGTGAGACCG CTTTCGTTGACCAATCACAGCTCACATTACATTGA
- the LOC100176485 gene encoding uncharacterized protein LOC100176485 isoform X4, with protein sequence MSGALRLIILATIMAAISLTVEAEFATIRVPQNFGCSNGRKDGLFRHRDVSACKGTWEGHVRDAPLCSLGWHVCSWNDTEQLSGISWYQTVHIEGCYAINAANRGDLCTECSSENDDLAGIGADCPHQNQNDRSCFGRGKVTASSRMFRHRPCEHKPWMTGVVCCRDRRKGSTPIITVSPVSSVQSPAGVEIVLKCKAVASPLPEITWYKNGFQVNTVGVTVEEVAQDKLVYSKLRISPLADDVEGLYMCKAENRHGIAVSYTSDVTVIQARPKLVACRDKAKQSLLHGGVIAACGGKWKGTVKKSSKQLCAKGWHVCGLRDRSILNKLTWAETVSLSGCYAYDAATSDHFACNRCSRRLKGNSMAGIGANCGSLERSKTSCLNKGRIGVWQKQFLEGGNSTDEFDVTATVQDGVSAKTRSSCRYHRGVTTGVMCCKKKGSKRKGKKCATPCGPNSHCNRKGVCKCDKGFKSTKNSCIPRKNRSKGKNRGRRCRGVNCQNGGRCSRGSCICPPLFTGQYCETAFVDQSQLTLH encoded by the exons ATGTCTGGAGCCTTGCGTCTTATTATACTTGCCACTATTATGGCTGCAATCAGTCTAACAGTAGAAGCAGAATTTGCAACAATTCGTGTTCCACAAA ATTTTGGTTGTTCGAATGGACGCAAAGATGGATTATTTCGTCACCGTGACGTGTCAGCTTGTAAAGGCACTTGGGAGGGTCATGTTAGAGATGCACCACTGTGCAGTCTTGGATGGCACGTTTGTTCCTG GAATGACACAGAACAACTGTCGGGTATATCTTGGTATCAAACTGTCCACATCGAGGGTTGTTATGCCATAAATGCTGCGAACAGAGGAGATTTGTGCACAGAGTGTTCTTCCGAGAAC GATGACTTGGCTGGAATTGGAGCTGACTGTCCACATCAGAATCAGAATGACCGATCATGTTTTGGTCGTGGTAAAGTTACCGCAAGTTCGCGAATGTTTAGGCATCGACCATGCGAACACAAACCTTGGATGACTGGTGTTGTGTGCTGCCGAGACAGACGGAAAG gttcTACTCCCATAATAACTGTGTCGCCGGTGTCGTCAGTACAGTCGCCAGCGGGAGTTGAAATCGTGCTCAAATGTAAAGCTGTCGCCAGTCCTCTTCCTGAAATAACTTGGTACAAGAATGGCTTTCAAGTAAACACTGTCGGTGTTACTGTTGAAGAGGTCGCCCAAGACAAATTGGTTTACTCCAAACTGCGCATTTCACCTCTTGCTGACGATGTTGAAGGTCTATACATGTGCAAAGCTGAAAACAG ACATGGCATTGCGGTATCGTACACGTCGGACGTCACCGTAATTCAAGCCAGACCTAAACTGGTCGCTTGCAGGGACAAAGCAAAGCAGAGTTTGCTGCACGG TGGCGTAATCGCGGCATGCGGTGGAAAGTGGAAGGGAACGGTCAAAAAGTCGTCGAAGCAGCTCTGCGCAAAGGGTTGGCATGTATGTGGTCTTAGAGATAGAAGCATTCTAAACAAACTAACTTGGGCTGAGACGGTTTCACTAAGTGGGTGTTACGCATATGATGCAGCAACATCAGACCACTTTGCTTGCAACAG GTGTTCGCGACGTCTGAAAGGCAACAGCATGGCTGGCATTGGTGCCAACTGCGGCTCGCTTGAAAGAAGCAAAACATCTTGCCTCAACAAAGGTCGTATCGGTGTTTGGCAGAAGCAATTCCTGGAAGGTGGTAATTCTACTGACGAATTTGACGTCACAGCCACTGTACAAGACGGCGTATCGGCCAAAACAAGGTCGTCATGTCGCTACCACAGAGGTGTTACCACGGGCGTGATGTGTTGTAAGAAGAAGGGTTCCAAACGAAAAG GGAAAAAATGCGCAACGCCTTGTGGTCCAAACAGTCATTGCAATAGAAAGGGTGTTTGTAAGTGTGACAAGGGTTTCAAGTCCACAAAGAATTCTTGTATCCCGCGTAAGAATCGTTCTAAAGGAAAAAATCGAGGTCGCAGGTGTCGTGGTGTGAATTGCCAAAACGGTGGCCGCTGCAGCAGAGGGTCCTGTATCTGCCCACCATTATTCACAGGCCAATATTGTGAGACCG CTTTCGTTGACCAATCACAGCTCACATTACATTGA
- the LOC100176485 gene encoding uncharacterized protein LOC100176485 isoform X1, with translation MSGALRLIILATIMAAISLTVEAEFATIRVPQNFGCSNGRKDGLFRHRDVSACKGTWEGHVRDAPLCSLGWHVCSWNDTEQLSGISWYQTVHIEGCYAINAANRGDLCTECSSENDDLAGIGADCPHQNQNDRSCFGRGKVTASSRMFRHRPCEHKPWMTGVVCCRDRRKGSTPIITVSPVSSVQSPAGVEIVLKCKAVASPLPEITWYKNGFQVNTVGVTVEEVAQDKLVYSKLRISPLADDVEGLYMCKAENRHGIAVSYTSDVTVIQARPKLVACRDKAKQSLLHGGVIAACGGKWKGTVKKSSKQLCAKGWHVCGLRDRSILNKLTWAETVSLSGCYAYDAATSDHFACNRCSRRLKGNSMAGIGANCGSLERSKTSCLNKGRIGVWQKQFLEGGNSTDEFDVTATVQDGVSAKTRSSCRYHRGVTTGVMCCKKKGSKRKDPVCSPGCENDGVCRVGNFCECPAGRSGFRCEVLNTAAHGKKCATPCGPNSHCNRKGVCKCDKGFKSTKNSCIPRKNRSKGKNRGRRCRGVNCQNGGRCSRGSCICPPLFTGQYCETGCCTNFMITLRSVWEILRY, from the exons ATGTCTGGAGCCTTGCGTCTTATTATACTTGCCACTATTATGGCTGCAATCAGTCTAACAGTAGAAGCAGAATTTGCAACAATTCGTGTTCCACAAA ATTTTGGTTGTTCGAATGGACGCAAAGATGGATTATTTCGTCACCGTGACGTGTCAGCTTGTAAAGGCACTTGGGAGGGTCATGTTAGAGATGCACCACTGTGCAGTCTTGGATGGCACGTTTGTTCCTG GAATGACACAGAACAACTGTCGGGTATATCTTGGTATCAAACTGTCCACATCGAGGGTTGTTATGCCATAAATGCTGCGAACAGAGGAGATTTGTGCACAGAGTGTTCTTCCGAGAAC GATGACTTGGCTGGAATTGGAGCTGACTGTCCACATCAGAATCAGAATGACCGATCATGTTTTGGTCGTGGTAAAGTTACCGCAAGTTCGCGAATGTTTAGGCATCGACCATGCGAACACAAACCTTGGATGACTGGTGTTGTGTGCTGCCGAGACAGACGGAAAG gttcTACTCCCATAATAACTGTGTCGCCGGTGTCGTCAGTACAGTCGCCAGCGGGAGTTGAAATCGTGCTCAAATGTAAAGCTGTCGCCAGTCCTCTTCCTGAAATAACTTGGTACAAGAATGGCTTTCAAGTAAACACTGTCGGTGTTACTGTTGAAGAGGTCGCCCAAGACAAATTGGTTTACTCCAAACTGCGCATTTCACCTCTTGCTGACGATGTTGAAGGTCTATACATGTGCAAAGCTGAAAACAG ACATGGCATTGCGGTATCGTACACGTCGGACGTCACCGTAATTCAAGCCAGACCTAAACTGGTCGCTTGCAGGGACAAAGCAAAGCAGAGTTTGCTGCACGG TGGCGTAATCGCGGCATGCGGTGGAAAGTGGAAGGGAACGGTCAAAAAGTCGTCGAAGCAGCTCTGCGCAAAGGGTTGGCATGTATGTGGTCTTAGAGATAGAAGCATTCTAAACAAACTAACTTGGGCTGAGACGGTTTCACTAAGTGGGTGTTACGCATATGATGCAGCAACATCAGACCACTTTGCTTGCAACAG GTGTTCGCGACGTCTGAAAGGCAACAGCATGGCTGGCATTGGTGCCAACTGCGGCTCGCTTGAAAGAAGCAAAACATCTTGCCTCAACAAAGGTCGTATCGGTGTTTGGCAGAAGCAATTCCTGGAAGGTGGTAATTCTACTGACGAATTTGACGTCACAGCCACTGTACAAGACGGCGTATCGGCCAAAACAAGGTCGTCATGTCGCTACCACAGAGGTGTTACCACGGGCGTGATGTGTTGTAAGAAGAAGGGTTCCAAACGAAAAG aTCCGGTATGCAGCCCAGGCTGTGAGAATGATGGAGTCTGCAGAGTGGGCAATTTTTGCGAATGTCCGGCTGGGAGATCAGGTTTTCGCTGCGAAGTTTTAAACACAGCAGCGCACG GGAAAAAATGCGCAACGCCTTGTGGTCCAAACAGTCATTGCAATAGAAAGGGTGTTTGTAAGTGTGACAAGGGTTTCAAGTCCACAAAGAATTCTTGTATCCCGCGTAAGAATCGTTCTAAAGGAAAAAATCGAGGTCGCAGGTGTCGTGGTGTGAATTGCCAAAACGGTGGCCGCTGCAGCAGAGGGTCCTGTATCTGCCCACCATTATTCACAGGCCAATATTGTGAGACCG
- the LOC100176485 gene encoding uncharacterized protein LOC100176485 isoform X3, translated as MSGALRLIILATIMAAISLTVEAEFATIRVPQNFGCSNGRKDGLFRHRDVSACKGTWEGHVRDAPLCSLGWHVCSWNDTEQLSGISWYQTVHIEGCYAINAANRGDLCTECSSENDDLAGIGADCPHQNQNDRSCFGRGKVTASSRMFRHRPCEHKPWMTGVVCCRDRRKGSTPIITVSPVSSVQSPAGVEIVLKCKAVASPLPEITWYKNGFQVNTVGVTVEEVAQDKLVYSKLRISPLADDVEGLYMCKAENRHGIAVSYTSDVTVIQARPKLVACRDKAKQSLLHGGVIAACGGKWKGTVKKSSKQLCAKGWHVCGLRDRSILNKLTWAETVSLSGCYAYDAATSDHFACNRCSRRLKGNSMAGIGANCGSLERSKTSCLNKGRIGVWQKQFLEGGNSTDEFDVTATVQDGVSAKTRSSCRYHRGVTTGVMCCKKKGSKRKGKKCATPCGPNSHCNRKGVCKCDKGFKSTKNSCIPRKNRSKGKNRGRRCRGVNCQNGGRCSRGSCICPPLFTGQYCETGCCTNFMITLRSVWEILRY; from the exons ATGTCTGGAGCCTTGCGTCTTATTATACTTGCCACTATTATGGCTGCAATCAGTCTAACAGTAGAAGCAGAATTTGCAACAATTCGTGTTCCACAAA ATTTTGGTTGTTCGAATGGACGCAAAGATGGATTATTTCGTCACCGTGACGTGTCAGCTTGTAAAGGCACTTGGGAGGGTCATGTTAGAGATGCACCACTGTGCAGTCTTGGATGGCACGTTTGTTCCTG GAATGACACAGAACAACTGTCGGGTATATCTTGGTATCAAACTGTCCACATCGAGGGTTGTTATGCCATAAATGCTGCGAACAGAGGAGATTTGTGCACAGAGTGTTCTTCCGAGAAC GATGACTTGGCTGGAATTGGAGCTGACTGTCCACATCAGAATCAGAATGACCGATCATGTTTTGGTCGTGGTAAAGTTACCGCAAGTTCGCGAATGTTTAGGCATCGACCATGCGAACACAAACCTTGGATGACTGGTGTTGTGTGCTGCCGAGACAGACGGAAAG gttcTACTCCCATAATAACTGTGTCGCCGGTGTCGTCAGTACAGTCGCCAGCGGGAGTTGAAATCGTGCTCAAATGTAAAGCTGTCGCCAGTCCTCTTCCTGAAATAACTTGGTACAAGAATGGCTTTCAAGTAAACACTGTCGGTGTTACTGTTGAAGAGGTCGCCCAAGACAAATTGGTTTACTCCAAACTGCGCATTTCACCTCTTGCTGACGATGTTGAAGGTCTATACATGTGCAAAGCTGAAAACAG ACATGGCATTGCGGTATCGTACACGTCGGACGTCACCGTAATTCAAGCCAGACCTAAACTGGTCGCTTGCAGGGACAAAGCAAAGCAGAGTTTGCTGCACGG TGGCGTAATCGCGGCATGCGGTGGAAAGTGGAAGGGAACGGTCAAAAAGTCGTCGAAGCAGCTCTGCGCAAAGGGTTGGCATGTATGTGGTCTTAGAGATAGAAGCATTCTAAACAAACTAACTTGGGCTGAGACGGTTTCACTAAGTGGGTGTTACGCATATGATGCAGCAACATCAGACCACTTTGCTTGCAACAG GTGTTCGCGACGTCTGAAAGGCAACAGCATGGCTGGCATTGGTGCCAACTGCGGCTCGCTTGAAAGAAGCAAAACATCTTGCCTCAACAAAGGTCGTATCGGTGTTTGGCAGAAGCAATTCCTGGAAGGTGGTAATTCTACTGACGAATTTGACGTCACAGCCACTGTACAAGACGGCGTATCGGCCAAAACAAGGTCGTCATGTCGCTACCACAGAGGTGTTACCACGGGCGTGATGTGTTGTAAGAAGAAGGGTTCCAAACGAAAAG GGAAAAAATGCGCAACGCCTTGTGGTCCAAACAGTCATTGCAATAGAAAGGGTGTTTGTAAGTGTGACAAGGGTTTCAAGTCCACAAAGAATTCTTGTATCCCGCGTAAGAATCGTTCTAAAGGAAAAAATCGAGGTCGCAGGTGTCGTGGTGTGAATTGCCAAAACGGTGGCCGCTGCAGCAGAGGGTCCTGTATCTGCCCACCATTATTCACAGGCCAATATTGTGAGACCG
- the gpx_c gene encoding glutathione peroxidase_like protein c precursor, whose translation MHQKGAVPAVLLVLGTLAVATSIENSTCFHNTFSVYDHSFPTLSGETVNLGEFRGNVSMVINVATYUGATVPQYKAMNALSEEYTQSSFVTLAFPCNQFGLQQPEANDEILNGVMYVRPGHGFVPNKKIYFFSKTQVNGGSEDPLFTSIKASCPPTTNNIGITSELYWTPIKANDIYWNWNKFLLDKNGMIRYRFGSAVTATQLKPWIDQLLNEK comes from the exons ATGCATCAAAAAGGCGCGGTTCCCGCCGTGCTTCTGGTGCTAGGCACTTTGGCTGTTGCAACTTCTATAGAAAATTCAACATGTTTTCATAACACG ttttctgTGTACGACCATTCGTTTCCGACCTTGTCAGGTGAAACGGTAAACCTCGGGGAATTTCGTGGTAACGTCTCCATGGTGATCAATGTCGCCACTTACTGAGGGGCGACTGTTCCACAATATAAAGCCATGAATGCACTGTCTGAG GAATACACCCAATCAAGTTTTGTGACACTGGCCTTCCCATGCAATCAGTTCGGACTCCAACAACCAGAAGCAAACGACGAAATATTAAACGGCGTTATGTATGTTCGACCTGGACACGGGTTCGTTCCAAACAAGAAGATTTATTTCTTTAGTAAAACGCAAGTAAACGGAGGTAGCGAAGATCCGCTGTTTACATCGATTAAG GCTTCTTGTCCCCCGACCACTAACAACATTGGAATAACATCTGAATTATATTGGACACCAATTAAAGCAAACGATATATATTGGAACTGGAATAAATTTCTGCTGGATAAAAATGGGATGATCAG ATATAGGTTCGGAAGTGCTGTTACTGCCACGCAATTAAAGCCTTGGATAGATCAGCTACTTAACGAAAAGTAA
- the LOC100178799 gene encoding uncharacterized protein LOC100178799 has product MSAEIACTTFECYLEQFRNNQRTIASFDSTTALIPIDFDSDGGDEMRPPTSAFRILFPILLILGIFMLIAISVVLHRIVLKLVRKRWSSTLSRQRNNDESETSRRVNTVSQYTDNPPSYNQVLANIEEDSLPTYYQVMNGIVNLGFMNEVHVMQSSQSQGQTSTSNSADHLTRQPTDSVSSENIDESVPPPMYNTNNRPTRVNIATNVNPTTNDIEDIIDSIAVPSRVSEPVSRHCSTTLRCNFNKGEPSRLPATSSTLQSTSCCSTSTVRNQGLLKATPILTLPRLFSYDRTVESESTSV; this is encoded by the exons ATGAGTGCTGAAATTGCTTGTACAACGTTCGAATGTTATCTCGAGCAGTTCCGGAACAACCAGCGAACTATAGCTTCGTTTGATTCAACAACCGCTTTAATACCGATAGACTTTGATTCTGACGGAGGCGATGAAATGAGACCGCCTACATCAGCTTTCAGAATTCTCTTTCCCATTCTTCTTATTCTTGGAATATTTATGTTGATTGCAATCAGCGTCGTGTTGCATAG aattGTACTGAAATTGGTTCGCAAAAGATGGTCATCAACTTTATCCCGTCAACGAAATAACGATGAATCTGAAACATCCCGACGTGTGAACACTGTTAGTCAATATACAGATAATCCACCAAGTTATAACCAGGTGCTGGCCAACATTGAAGAAGACTCGTTACCTACATATTATCAG GTCATGAACGGAATCGTGAACCTTGGATTTATGAACGAGGTTCATGTGATGCAATCATCACAATCACAGGGTCAGACTTCAACGTCCAATAGTGCAGATCATTTAACAAGGCAACCAACAGATTCTGTGAGCTCAGAAAATATAGATGAAAGCGTTCCACCTCCTATGTACAACACCAACAACCGACCAACACGCGTAAATATCGCGACAAATGTAAACCCAACGACCAATGACATAGAAGATATAATTGACTCTATAGCAGTTCCAAGTAGAGTATCAGAACCTGTTTCACGCCACTGTAGTACAACTTTAAGATGCAACTTTAACAAAGGCGAACCAAGTCGATTGCCTGCAACCTCTTCCACGCTGCAATCTACCAGCTGTTGTTCAACCAGCACCGTACGTAATCAAGGTCTATTAAAAGCTACACCGATTTTAACATTGCCACGGTTATTTAGTTATGATAGAACTGTAGAAAGCGAAAGTACGTCGGTTTAA
- the LOC100181165 gene encoding uncharacterized protein LOC100181165: protein MKILVKLLFLFYLVVITTTESDVCFKYEPLWANTTGSTALTVVKVSPWEVCKLAEQCKPIEQDAKPELKTFSLSEVCPLSLPTPALAPTVRKYNKVRQLSVPIPMALETTSANDSLRNQHNYTDRLEICSILRSTQESEDTVYTAMCFLNDGWSQMCLADSNTTFHQAHSNVNAEDYDFEDEYCYIMKRSPSESDNGICNITILPSFNQHGVERSENKTVNNYKSDLVIFHFYQRHEMCDAVHVKTLVAKQAGQCTLEDENIEANPMCPRNSTSQHTSFSLASLFTSKFDMEQCKKI from the exons ATGAAGATTCTAGTAAAGcttttattcttgttttatttggttgTCATCACAACCACGGAGTCAGATGTGTGCTTCAAATACGAGCCACTGTGGGCGAACACAACTGGCTCTACAGCCCTCACTGTCGTGAAAGTCTCACCTTGGGAAGTTTGCAAATTGGCCGAGCAGTGCAAACCAATTGAACAAGACGCGAAACCAGAACTTAAAAC GTTTAGCCTATCGGAGGTGTGTCCATTAAGTTTGCCTACTCCAGCTTTGGCACCAACCGTCCGCAAATATAACAAAGTCCGCCAACTCAGCGTCCCTATCCCTATGGCATTGGAAACTACATCAGCGAATGATTCTTTACGAAACCAACATAATTATACTGACAg ATTGGAAATCTGTTCGATTCTTCGCTCCACGCAAGAAAGCGAAGACACGGTTTACACTGCTATGTGTTTTCTTAACGATGGTTGGTCCCAAATGTGCCTAGCAGATTCGAACACTACGTTTCACCAAGCGCATTCAAA TGTGAACGCTGAAGACTACGATTTTGAGGATGAGTACTGTTACATCATGAAGCGTTCACCTTCCGAATCTGATAATGGAATCTGCAATATCACCATTTTGCCAAGTTTCAACCAGCATGGTGTAGAAAGATCGGAAAACAA AACCGTCAATAACTACAAGTCAGACCTTgtgatatttcatttttatcaacGACATGAAATGTGCGATGCTGTTCATGTTAAAACACTAGTGGCAAAGCAAGCCGGACAGTGTACACTAGAAGACGAAAACATTGAAGCTAATCCTATGTGTCCGCGGAATTCTACGTCACAACATACGTCATTTTCATTGGCATCTCTCTTTACAAGTAAATTCGACATGGAGCAGTGTAAGAAGATTTGA
- the LOC100183518 gene encoding uncharacterized protein LOC100183518, with protein sequence MVSYSHLNPLLDRSLNRTHFEEYGIQKLHNNTETRAKHDTFSLTSNLRPQLIKDLRNMRLQHEEINIPTKLEPNHETKLKNENTRRKTKSRKRRTKSRRKSKSASTKHKHTPFLSDLEDSKAPKQSCFAVYSSKSTTDSQKTKIFLETNNGDYLKPTKVSLVPKSSVKKPYVLPLKVKEKSRLTLPPTSNALLKNPVLSLPDTYKQSDVTRIVNRNNDTNNEPWSLPGNQSPRPTRFPSAQLARGKETIVLPPSPFTAKSFQANSKINMAAQVYSPQKQTTHCTAGFASRLTHSEMAKITKRESNLSDRLKLIHYYGNDYHVITQREEQLKRKANAIKQQECRRTMHEVNEKLKHEQRKKIYALNELMAALEQENFRKFCETLDSS encoded by the exons ATGGTTTCATATTCACATTTGAATCCGTTGTTAGACCGAAGTTTAAACAGGACTCATTTTGAGGAATACGGTattcaaaaactacacaacAACACTGAAACTCGTGCAAAGCATGATACGTTTAGCTTAACTAGTAATTTACGCCCGCAATTAATCAAAGACCTTAGAAACATGCGTCTCCAGCACGAAGAAATAAACATACCTACCAAATTGGAACCTAAccatgaaacaaaattaaaaaatgaaaacacaagaagaaaaacaaaatcaagaaAGCGAAGGACAAAATCAAGAAGAAAAAGCAAATCAGCCTccacaaaacataaacacacacCTTTCTTAAGCGACTTGGAAGATTCCAAAGCTCCAAAACAATCATGTTTCGCTGTATATTCTTCAAAATCAACAACTGATTcacaaaagacaaaaatattctTGGAGACAAATAACGGAGATTATTTAAAGCCAACCAAAGTTTCGCTTGTGCCTAAATCTAGTGTTAAGAAACCATATGTTCTGCCATTAAAAGTTAAGGAGAAATCAAGACTAACTCTTCCACCAACTTCAAATGCTCTCCTTAAAAATCCTGTTCTATCACTCCCAGATACATACAAGCAGTCTGACGTGACACGAATCGTAAACCGTAACAATGACACCAATAATGAACCTTGGTCATTACCGGGAAACCAAAGTCCTCGGCCAACTCGCTTCCCGTCTGCCCAGTTAGCCAGAGGAAAGGAAACTATCGTACTTCCACCTTCACCATTTACAGCGAAGTCATTTCAGGcaaacagtaaaataaatatggcTGCACAGGTATACTCTCCACAAAAGCAAACAACTCACTGCACAGCAG GATTTGCTTCAAGATTGACGCATAGCGAAATGGCAAAGATTACTAAG AGGGAAAGCAATTTAAGTGACCGATTAAAACTGATTCACTACTATGGAAACGACTATCACGTGATCACCCAGCGTGAAGAACAACTGAAAAGAAAAGCAAACGCAATTAAACAACAAGAGTGTCGCAGAACTATGCATGAAGTTAATGAGAAGCTAAAGCATGAACAAAGGAAAAAG ATATACGCATTAAACGAACTTATGGCTGCACTGGAGCAGGAAAACTTCAGAAAATTTTGTGAAACTTTAGACTCAAGTTGA